In Methanocella sp., the following are encoded in one genomic region:
- the hcp gene encoding hydroxylamine reductase, protein MFCYQCEQTANEKGCTRMGVCGKTADVAALQDLLVYALRGLAEVAAEARKAGVVDPDANRFTVNALFSTLTNVDFDPARFPERISRCVELRESLRNKAKLGELNGAAAFRPAKDLTGLIDQGTKVGLMSDTFSPDENIRSLQHTTLYGIKGVAAYADHAQILGQEDDKVYAFIHEGLAALSNKNLGLNDWVGLAMKCGEINIRTMELLDAGNTGTYGHPVPTAVPLGAKKGKAILVSGHDLKDLEELLKQTEGKGIYVYTHGEMLPTHGYPGLKKYKHFYGHYGTAWQNQAKEFAAFPGPIVMTTNCIQKPRESYQASIYTMGPVGWPGVVHLKDRDFSPVIKKAQEMPGYPEDVPGKSVMVGFARNAVLGVAPAVIDAVKAGKIRHFFLVGGCDGVKASRNYYTEFVDKAPKDTVILTLACGKFKFFDHDLGDIGGIPRLLDVGQCNDAYSAVKIAMALADAFGVGVNDLPLSIILSWYEQKAAAILLSLLSLGIRDIRLGPSLPAFITPAVFDVLVKNFNIMPITTPEQDLKTILG, encoded by the coding sequence ATGTTTTGTTATCAGTGCGAGCAGACTGCGAACGAGAAGGGCTGCACCAGGATGGGCGTGTGCGGCAAGACCGCCGACGTGGCGGCGCTGCAGGACCTGCTGGTCTACGCCCTGAGGGGCCTTGCCGAGGTCGCCGCTGAGGCCCGCAAGGCCGGCGTAGTGGACCCCGATGCTAACCGATTTACGGTGAATGCGCTGTTCTCGACGCTCACCAACGTCGACTTTGACCCGGCCAGGTTCCCGGAGCGCATTAGCCGCTGCGTGGAACTGCGGGAGAGCTTAAGGAATAAGGCAAAGCTAGGCGAATTAAATGGGGCGGCCGCGTTCAGGCCGGCAAAGGACCTGACCGGCCTGATCGACCAGGGCACGAAGGTAGGCCTCATGTCGGACACGTTCTCCCCCGACGAGAATATCCGGTCCTTACAGCACACGACCCTGTACGGCATCAAGGGCGTGGCGGCGTACGCGGACCACGCGCAGATCCTGGGGCAGGAAGACGATAAGGTATATGCCTTTATTCACGAAGGCCTGGCCGCCTTAAGTAATAAGAACCTCGGCCTCAACGACTGGGTGGGCCTGGCGATGAAGTGCGGCGAGATCAACATCCGCACCATGGAGCTGCTGGACGCGGGCAATACGGGCACATACGGCCACCCGGTGCCCACTGCAGTCCCCCTGGGCGCGAAGAAGGGCAAGGCGATCCTCGTCTCAGGCCATGACCTTAAGGACTTAGAGGAATTATTAAAGCAGACCGAGGGCAAGGGCATCTACGTGTATACGCACGGCGAGATGCTGCCCACGCACGGCTACCCGGGCCTGAAGAAGTATAAGCACTTCTATGGCCATTACGGCACGGCCTGGCAGAACCAGGCAAAGGAGTTCGCCGCCTTTCCGGGCCCCATCGTGATGACCACCAACTGCATCCAGAAGCCCCGGGAGTCCTACCAGGCCAGCATTTACACCATGGGCCCGGTCGGGTGGCCCGGAGTCGTGCACCTAAAGGATCGTGATTTTAGCCCCGTGATCAAGAAGGCACAGGAGATGCCCGGATATCCCGAGGACGTGCCGGGCAAGAGCGTCATGGTCGGCTTCGCCCGGAACGCCGTGCTGGGCGTCGCCCCGGCGGTCATAGACGCGGTCAAGGCCGGCAAGATCAGGCACTTCTTCCTGGTCGGCGGCTGCGACGGCGTAAAGGCCAGCCGCAACTACTACACGGAGTTCGTGGACAAGGCCCCGAAGGATACCGTGATCTTGACGCTCGCCTGCGGCAAGTTCAAGTTCTTCGACCACGACCTGGGCGACATCGGCGGCATTCCTCGATTATTGGACGTCGGGCAGTGCAACGACGCCTACTCGGCGGTCAAGATCGCCATGGCGCTGGCGGACGCCTTCGGCGTCGGAGTGAACGACCTGCCGCTGTCCATAATCCTATCCTGGTATGAGCAGAAGGCTGCCGCAATACTGCTGTCGCTATTGTCTTTAGGCATCAGGGACATCCGCCTGGGCCCGAGCCTGCCGGCGTTCATCACGCCCGCAGTGTTCGACGTGCTGGTGAAGAACTTCAACATCATGCCCATCACCACGCCGGAGCAGGACCTGAAGAC
- a CDS encoding V4R domain-containing protein has translation MRNQVEIYSTKKGMIAIESPIKNKILQKLAERELTFEELIEVCGKARSTMSVHLNDLLNMGLVYKRVDSRDHRKKYFGLNTDLLVSSKMPVSAHYDKILQSVPATIGNKYDFLKSLFHLVRSGMESYGVDTSPALKKIGRDVGRVLASHFKAKTASALLKEVSQFWEAQGLGIVRAVKGDVPTIIVDDCFDCSTMPDIGHTQCSMDEGILEAIIEEKLKVKCSVEEVECYGTGHHHCKFLIKIF, from the coding sequence ATGCGAAACCAGGTCGAGATATACTCCACGAAGAAGGGAATGATTGCCATCGAGAGCCCTATCAAAAATAAGATACTGCAAAAATTAGCCGAGCGGGAGCTCACCTTCGAGGAGCTGATCGAGGTCTGCGGCAAGGCCCGCTCCACGATGTCGGTGCACCTCAACGACCTTCTAAACATGGGCCTGGTGTATAAGCGCGTCGATTCCCGGGACCACCGTAAGAAGTATTTCGGCCTTAACACTGACCTTTTAGTCAGCTCGAAGATGCCGGTAAGCGCCCATTACGACAAGATCCTGCAGTCCGTGCCCGCGACCATCGGGAACAAGTACGATTTTCTCAAGTCGCTATTCCATCTAGTCCGCTCCGGCATGGAGTCCTACGGCGTCGACACCAGCCCGGCCCTGAAAAAGATCGGGCGGGACGTGGGCCGGGTGCTGGCGTCCCACTTCAAGGCGAAGACAGCCAGCGCCCTGCTAAAAGAAGTCTCGCAGTTCTGGGAGGCCCAGGGCCTGGGCATAGTACGGGCCGTCAAAGGCGATGTGCCCACCATCATCGTGGACGACTGTTTTGACTGCAGCACCATGCCCGACATCGGCCATACGCAGTGCTCCATGGACGAGGGTATACTGGAAGCCATTATCGAAGAAAAGCTAAAGGTGAAGTGCTCCGTCGAGGAAGTGGAGTGCTACGGGACGGGACATCACCACTGTAAGTTCCTGATAAAAATATTCTAG
- a CDS encoding flavodoxin domain-containing protein → MTDVIIIYDSKTGNTEKAAREVLGGVKESGASVEIKRVDDATVQDLSNAKGIILGSPNIYSNYTGKMRELVDSKLAQAKPSDKVGAAFGTYKWNTDNLKNLENDMRWKGVRIVSEGVCVHKHAGGDVAKKLRELGKKVGEEAKKVP, encoded by the coding sequence ATGACAGACGTGATCATCATCTACGATTCAAAGACCGGCAACACGGAGAAGGCTGCGCGGGAGGTCCTCGGCGGCGTGAAGGAGAGCGGCGCCAGCGTCGAAATAAAGAGGGTCGACGATGCGACCGTGCAGGACCTGAGCAACGCGAAAGGCATCATCCTGGGCTCGCCCAACATTTACAGTAATTATACGGGGAAGATGAGGGAGCTCGTTGACTCGAAGCTGGCGCAGGCAAAGCCGTCGGACAAGGTCGGCGCCGCCTTCGGTACTTATAAGTGGAACACCGACAACCTCAAAAACCTGGAGAACGACATGCGGTGGAAGGGCGTGCGCATCGTGAGCGAGGGGGTCTGCGTCCACAAGCACGCCGGCGGTGACGTGGCGAAAAAGCTCAGGGAGCTTGGAAAGAAGGTCGGGGAAGAGGCGAAAAAGGTCCCCTAG
- a CDS encoding OB-fold nucleic acid binding domain-containing protein has product MRIQNEELATLIILALSLAAIGALFLLTGASTHYSYDSPNGTRVTVSGPVLSKENTYQGGHIVLSVKTDAGPLDVFVPAASDAYEAANRTKPGSEIEATGLVQTFKGQKEVVAEKIKPL; this is encoded by the coding sequence ATGCGTATACAGAATGAAGAGCTGGCAACGCTGATAATCCTGGCCCTTTCCCTCGCCGCCATCGGCGCCTTGTTTTTACTAACGGGCGCCAGTACGCACTACTCCTACGACTCGCCGAACGGCACGAGGGTCACGGTCAGCGGGCCCGTGCTATCGAAAGAAAACACCTACCAGGGCGGCCACATCGTCCTGAGCGTGAAGACCGATGCGGGGCCCCTGGACGTCTTCGTGCCGGCCGCCAGCGACGCCTACGAGGCGGCCAACCGCACGAAGCCCGGCAGCGAGATCGAGGCCACAGGCCTGGTGCAGACGTTTAAAGGGCAAAAAGAGGTCGTCGCGGAAAAGATAAAGCCTCTATAA
- a CDS encoding 4Fe-4S double cluster binding domain-containing protein — MDLYSVLEKCAMDEGADFFGVADLAPAREAILAQGGEALAGYPLAISLGIKLLDPLVDQLPERHKRAVAVSYRMHCYDVINQRLDLMASKLSGVIQRSGYKAFPVPSSMRADDEKICAVFSHKMAAHLAGLGWIGKSCLLVTPEAGPRVRWITILTDAPLKAGTPMAVRCGDCRECADVCPVKAFTGRNFVETEPREARYDARRCEKYLKGLETSTGYAVCGMCLYICPFGKKVEK; from the coding sequence ATGGACCTGTACTCCGTGCTGGAAAAATGCGCGATGGACGAGGGCGCTGACTTTTTCGGCGTGGCCGACCTGGCGCCCGCCCGGGAGGCTATCCTCGCTCAGGGAGGCGAGGCCCTGGCAGGATATCCCCTGGCAATATCCCTGGGCATCAAGCTGTTAGACCCCCTGGTGGACCAGTTACCTGAGAGGCATAAAAGGGCCGTGGCCGTCAGCTACAGGATGCACTGCTACGATGTCATCAACCAGCGGCTTGACCTGATGGCCTCGAAGCTCTCGGGAGTCATCCAGCGCTCGGGGTATAAGGCATTCCCGGTGCCATCATCGATGAGAGCTGATGACGAAAAGATATGCGCCGTGTTCTCCCATAAGATGGCCGCGCACCTGGCCGGCCTCGGATGGATAGGAAAAAGCTGTTTACTTGTCACTCCGGAAGCCGGCCCGAGGGTACGCTGGATCACGATACTGACCGACGCGCCGCTGAAAGCGGGCACGCCGATGGCCGTGCGGTGCGGCGACTGCCGCGAGTGCGCCGACGTGTGCCCGGTCAAAGCGTTCACAGGCAGAAATTTTGTGGAAACCGAGCCCCGGGAGGCACGTTATGACGCGCGCCGGTGCGAAAAGTACCTGAAGGGGCTGGAAACGTCCACGGGCTATGCCGTCTGCGGTATGTGCCTTTACATTTGTCCCTTTGGCAAAAAAGTCGAAAAATAA
- the hypB gene encoding hydrogenase nickel incorporation protein HypB, which produces MHKVEVNVGANVTEANRREAEENREHLDEHGVKSIDILGAVGSGKTMLIEKLTPVLKKRGVKVGAIVGDCYGDDDYQRIHALDIPTQNLNTGTECHLDAHMVHHALHKLPLDDIDFLFIENVGNMVCPTDFPVGSHKRVVIVSVTEGDDVVNKHPAIFRECEIGIINKVDLAEAVGASVERMEKDMRRHNSNIKILKTNLKKGLGVEELADLLLKN; this is translated from the coding sequence TTGCACAAAGTCGAAGTCAATGTAGGCGCCAACGTCACGGAGGCCAACCGCAGAGAGGCGGAAGAGAACCGTGAGCACCTGGACGAGCACGGCGTAAAGTCGATAGATATACTGGGAGCCGTGGGCTCGGGGAAGACCATGCTCATCGAGAAGCTGACGCCCGTATTAAAAAAGCGGGGAGTCAAGGTCGGCGCCATCGTGGGCGACTGCTACGGCGACGACGATTACCAGCGCATCCACGCGCTCGATATACCGACGCAGAACCTGAACACGGGCACCGAATGTCATTTAGACGCACACATGGTACACCACGCGCTCCATAAGCTGCCCCTGGACGACATCGATTTCCTGTTCATCGAGAACGTCGGCAACATGGTCTGCCCCACGGACTTCCCGGTCGGCAGCCACAAGCGGGTCGTCATCGTGAGCGTTACGGAAGGCGACGACGTAGTCAACAAGCACCCAGCCATCTTCCGGGAGTGCGAGATCGGCATCATCAACAAGGTGGATTTGGCCGAGGCGGTCGGCGCGAGCGTCGAGAGAATGGAAAAGGACATGAGGCGCCACAACTCGAACATCAAGATATTAAAGACGAACCTGAAGAAGGGCCTGGGCGTCGAAGAGCTGGCCGACCTGCTTTTGAAGAACTAA
- the purC gene encoding phosphoribosylaminoimidazolesuccinocarboxamide synthase — translation MKGDALYSGKAKTVYATADPKRYVVKFRDDVTAGDGVKKANMKGKGYYNAQISAKLFKLLADNGISTHYIKMVSEDEMLVHACDMIKIEVIPRNYAAGSIVKKYEFPEGTKFETPIIVMDYKNDASHDPMLNDDIAIALGIATDKELRKIRKISLRVNEILQKFFDERGLLLPDFKLEFGKVDKKIVVADEISPDTMRLWKKDTRQSLDKDVFRFDKGDLLTAYDAAAHLIAPEIFK, via the coding sequence ATCAAAGGGGACGCACTATATAGCGGCAAGGCAAAAACGGTCTACGCCACGGCGGATCCGAAGCGCTACGTCGTCAAGTTCAGGGACGACGTGACGGCGGGCGACGGGGTAAAAAAAGCGAACATGAAAGGTAAGGGCTACTACAACGCCCAGATATCGGCGAAACTCTTCAAGCTGCTCGCCGACAATGGCATCAGCACCCACTACATCAAGATGGTCTCGGAGGACGAGATGCTGGTGCACGCCTGCGACATGATCAAGATCGAGGTCATCCCGAGGAATTACGCTGCCGGGTCTATCGTGAAGAAGTACGAGTTCCCGGAGGGCACGAAGTTCGAAACGCCCATCATCGTCATGGACTACAAGAACGACGCGTCCCACGACCCCATGCTCAACGACGACATCGCCATCGCCCTGGGCATCGCCACGGACAAGGAACTGCGGAAGATCAGGAAGATATCGCTCCGCGTCAACGAGATACTCCAGAAGTTCTTCGACGAGAGAGGCCTGCTCCTGCCGGACTTCAAGCTGGAGTTCGGAAAAGTGGACAAGAAGATCGTCGTAGCCGATGAGATATCGCCAGACACCATGCGCCTCTGGAAGAAGGACACCCGCCAGAGCCTGGACAAGGACGTGTTCCGCTTCGACAAGGGCGACCTGCTCACGGCTTATGACGCGGCGGCCCACCTCATCGCCCCCGAGATCTTCAAGTAA
- a CDS encoding glycosyltransferase family 4 protein, protein MPMKIAFVSDVVYPYIKGGAEKRFYEFSTRLSEGNEVHVFSIQWWDGAPLLVRDGITYHGVCRPKKLYSGGRRSVREALAFGMALIVPLLREKFDVIDCNQHPYFSIFPCKLASMLRGGRLYVTWHEVWGDYWYEYMGPMGFFGKLVEKVTTKLADRIIAVSEGTAAALERLGVKKERIAVVPNGVSAAAIGSVPPGSEPVDVVFAGRLIRDKHVDVLLRACAAVSQKMPLSVLVIGEGPERSSLEALAAGLPVSVTFTGAVDDRTLLSSVKASRLFVLPSTREGFSIVTLEALACGVPVITVSDEKNSARELVQDGVTGRIVGPGEKELSEAIVDLLGDDARRLKMASQCAPAALNYDWDRLSERLLECYAK, encoded by the coding sequence ATGCCCATGAAGATCGCCTTCGTCTCGGACGTCGTCTACCCGTATATCAAGGGCGGCGCGGAAAAGCGCTTTTATGAGTTTTCCACGCGGCTCAGCGAAGGGAACGAGGTCCACGTTTTCAGCATCCAGTGGTGGGACGGGGCCCCGTTGCTCGTCAGGGACGGCATCACTTACCACGGCGTCTGCAGGCCTAAAAAGCTATATTCCGGCGGCCGCCGCTCCGTCCGGGAAGCGCTGGCGTTCGGGATGGCGCTCATCGTCCCGCTGCTCAGGGAAAAGTTCGACGTCATCGACTGCAACCAGCACCCGTACTTTTCCATATTTCCATGCAAGCTGGCCTCCATGCTCCGCGGCGGCCGGCTTTACGTCACCTGGCACGAGGTCTGGGGCGACTACTGGTACGAGTACATGGGCCCGATGGGCTTTTTCGGGAAGCTCGTCGAAAAGGTCACCACAAAGCTGGCGGACCGCATCATCGCCGTATCGGAAGGCACGGCGGCCGCGCTCGAGCGCCTGGGCGTGAAAAAGGAGCGCATCGCGGTCGTTCCGAACGGGGTATCCGCCGCCGCCATCGGGAGCGTCCCGCCCGGAAGCGAGCCCGTAGACGTCGTATTCGCGGGCCGGCTCATCCGGGACAAGCACGTGGACGTCCTGCTCCGGGCGTGCGCCGCCGTCTCTCAAAAAATGCCGCTCAGCGTGCTCGTCATCGGCGAAGGGCCCGAGCGGTCATCCCTGGAGGCCCTGGCGGCCGGGCTGCCGGTCAGCGTAACCTTCACGGGCGCCGTCGACGACAGGACGCTGCTGTCCTCCGTCAAGGCGTCCCGGCTCTTCGTCCTGCCCTCCACGCGGGAGGGGTTCAGCATCGTCACGCTGGAGGCGCTGGCCTGCGGCGTGCCCGTGATCACGGTCAGCGACGAGAAAAACTCCGCCCGGGAGCTCGTCCAGGACGGCGTAACGGGCCGCATCGTAGGCCCGGGAGAAAAGGAGCTGAGCGAGGCGATCGTCGATCTTTTAGGCGATGACGCCCGGCGCCTGAAGATGGCGTCGCAGTGCGCCCCCGCCGCGCTCAATTACGACTGGGACCGGCTAAGCGAGCGCCTGCTCGAGTGCTACGCGAAATAG
- a CDS encoding glycosyltransferase has protein sequence MAGIASLEKPQVASKEKTLKISVIIPTMNEPAISKVVDDARQALRHFDTEIIVVDKSIDDTPRKAKKAGAIVVPQSDVGYGNAYAVGFSSVAHDADIVVMMDGDNTYDAYEIPMLIDPIVNGQADVCLGNRFARMEPGAMNARNRIGNQLITGVINTLYRLKLKDSQTGFRALRKTALDALEMTDDGMPFASEMIIDARKKSMRIVEVPITYRQRMGEAKLKAYKDGSLIFSLIIRMVRDYNPFAIFLTIGLILILGSLLSGSYVVYEWLTRGIITHLALTILSAMLFMGGIQVISFGLLADIIITALRVKR, from the coding sequence ATGGCCGGAATTGCGAGCCTTGAAAAGCCCCAGGTGGCCTCTAAGGAAAAAACTCTTAAAATATCTGTTATCATACCCACGATGAACGAGCCCGCCATCAGCAAGGTCGTGGACGACGCCCGGCAGGCCCTCCGGCACTTCGATACGGAGATCATCGTCGTGGATAAGTCCATCGACGATACCCCGAGGAAGGCGAAAAAGGCGGGGGCCATCGTCGTGCCGCAGAGCGACGTCGGCTATGGCAACGCCTACGCGGTGGGATTCAGCTCCGTGGCGCACGATGCCGATATCGTCGTCATGATGGACGGCGACAACACCTATGACGCATACGAGATACCCATGCTCATCGATCCCATTGTAAACGGCCAGGCGGACGTGTGCCTGGGCAACCGGTTTGCCCGCATGGAGCCGGGCGCCATGAACGCCCGCAACCGCATCGGCAATCAGTTGATCACGGGTGTCATCAACACGCTATACAGGCTAAAGCTCAAGGACTCCCAGACCGGGTTCCGGGCGCTCAGGAAAACCGCCCTCGACGCCCTCGAGATGACCGACGACGGCATGCCCTTCGCGAGCGAGATGATCATCGACGCCCGGAAGAAGTCCATGCGCATCGTCGAGGTGCCGATCACGTATCGCCAGCGCATGGGCGAGGCGAAGCTCAAGGCCTACAAGGACGGCTCGCTCATCTTTAGCCTCATCATCCGCATGGTGCGGGACTATAACCCGTTCGCCATATTTCTGACTATTGGCTTGATACTCATACTGGGCTCCTTACTCTCGGGCAGCTATGTCGTCTACGAGTGGCTCACCCGGGGGATCATTACCCACCTCGCGCTGACCATATTATCGGCCATGCTTTTCATGGGCGGCATCCAGGTGATCTCCTTCGGGCTGCTGGCCGACATCATCATTACGGCGCTTCGAGTGAAGCGCTAG
- a CDS encoding 30S ribosomal protein S17e, with protein sequence MGSIRQTYIKSTVDALLRQYPGEFTADFNANKAQVEKLTGVESKALRNRVAGYVTRKVSSKARRK encoded by the coding sequence TTGGGAAGTATAAGGCAGACCTATATCAAGAGCACCGTCGACGCGCTGCTGAGGCAGTACCCGGGCGAGTTCACCGCGGACTTTAACGCGAACAAGGCCCAGGTCGAGAAGCTGACGGGCGTCGAGAGCAAAGCGCTCCGGAACCGCGTAGCCGGTTACGTCACGAGGAAAGTCAGCTCCAAGGCAAGGAGGAAATAA
- the dapA gene encoding 4-hydroxy-tetrahydrodipicolinate synthase, whose amino-acid sequence MKLKGELKGVYPALITPFKKNGEVDIAGFRNNIDYVIGGGVSGIVPCGCTGEAATLSFDEQKRLLEAAVDQANGRVPVIGGSGSNNTREAVELTQYAKDAGASAAMLITPYYNKPGDAGQILHYTTVAEKVDIPIILYNVPSRTGINMKPSIVAQLAKIDNIVGIKEASGSPAQTAEIIELTRDNRKKFTVLSGDDNLTIPIMSYGGMGVVSVAANVLPEEVSHMVGYYLKGDQKKALEVYYRLAPIMRGLFIETNPIPVKAAANMMGLAAGPLRAPLTTMAPENQKKLQAMMEKLGVMKKKIAVKVKK is encoded by the coding sequence ATGAAGCTCAAGGGTGAGTTAAAGGGCGTTTACCCGGCCCTGATCACTCCTTTCAAGAAAAATGGCGAGGTAGACATCGCGGGCTTCAGGAATAACATTGATTACGTCATCGGGGGCGGCGTTTCCGGCATCGTGCCGTGCGGCTGCACGGGCGAGGCGGCCACCCTCAGCTTTGACGAGCAGAAGCGGCTTTTAGAGGCGGCGGTGGACCAGGCGAACGGCCGGGTCCCGGTCATCGGAGGCAGCGGTTCTAACAACACGCGCGAAGCTGTCGAGCTCACGCAGTACGCGAAGGACGCGGGCGCATCGGCCGCGATGCTCATTACTCCCTATTATAACAAGCCCGGCGACGCGGGGCAGATATTGCACTACACGACCGTCGCCGAGAAGGTCGACATCCCTATCATCCTTTACAACGTGCCGTCCAGGACGGGCATCAATATGAAGCCCTCCATCGTGGCCCAGCTTGCGAAGATCGACAACATCGTCGGCATCAAAGAAGCCAGCGGCAGCCCGGCGCAGACGGCCGAGATCATCGAGCTCACGAGAGACAACAGGAAAAAATTCACGGTGCTCTCGGGCGACGACAACCTGACCATACCGATCATGTCCTACGGCGGCATGGGCGTCGTCTCCGTGGCGGCGAACGTGCTCCCGGAAGAGGTCAGCCATATGGTCGGCTACTACTTAAAGGGCGACCAGAAGAAGGCGCTGGAAGTCTACTACCGGCTGGCGCCGATCATGCGGGGCCTGTTCATCGAGACCAACCCCATACCGGTTAAGGCCGCGGCGAACATGATGGGCCTTGCCGCGGGCCCGCTGAGGGCGCCCCTGACCACCATGGCGCCGGAGAACCAGAAGAAGCTCCAGGCCATGATGGAGAAGCTGGGTGTAATGAAAAAGAAGATCGCCGTAAAAGTGAAAAAATAG
- the dapB gene encoding 4-hydroxy-tetrahydrodipicolinate reductase, which produces MVRVAITGINGRMGTMVTDIVLAQPDMELVAGFDLAEGRQVGPIKVSSVKDIDKVLKAVRPDVLIDFTMPAAAVSNVKAAASNGVRPVVGTTGFDEAQKREMADAIKKGNVAAIISPNFSVGVQVFLKLLAEAAGGLEGCDIEIIEAHHNKKKDAPSGTALKAAEVISGALKEKPQLVYGREGVVPRGREIGIHAVRGGDIVGDHTVLFACDGERIEIKHQAHSRSAFASGAVKAARWIVAQKPGLYSMSDMVKQ; this is translated from the coding sequence ATGGTGAGGGTAGCTATAACGGGCATAAACGGCAGGATGGGGACGATGGTCACGGATATCGTCCTCGCTCAGCCCGACATGGAGCTCGTCGCAGGCTTCGACCTGGCGGAAGGCCGGCAGGTCGGGCCCATTAAGGTCTCCAGCGTGAAGGATATCGATAAGGTCCTAAAGGCGGTCAGGCCCGACGTCTTGATCGACTTCACGATGCCCGCGGCAGCGGTGAGCAATGTGAAGGCCGCGGCCTCGAACGGCGTCCGGCCGGTCGTCGGCACCACGGGCTTCGACGAGGCCCAGAAGAGGGAGATGGCCGACGCCATAAAAAAAGGCAACGTCGCCGCCATCATCTCCCCGAATTTTTCTGTCGGCGTCCAGGTATTCCTCAAGCTTCTGGCGGAAGCGGCCGGGGGTCTCGAGGGCTGCGACATCGAGATCATCGAGGCGCACCATAACAAGAAGAAGGACGCGCCCAGCGGCACTGCCCTGAAGGCCGCCGAGGTCATTTCGGGCGCTCTCAAAGAAAAGCCACAGCTGGTATACGGGCGCGAGGGTGTCGTACCCCGGGGCAGGGAAATAGGAATCCACGCCGTCCGGGGCGGGGACATCGTAGGCGACCACACCGTGCTTTTCGCCTGTGATGGCGAGCGCATCGAGATCAAGCACCAGGCGCACTCGAGAAGCGCCTTCGCTTCCGGCGCGGTCAAGGCCGCCCGGTGGATCGTGGCGCAGAAGCCGGGGCTGTACTCCATGTCTGACATGGTCAAACAATAG
- a CDS encoding 4Fe-4S binding protein: protein MVAKVDKDTCVGCGTCVDACPEAAIELVDEIAKVDEDRCQECGDCVAACPTEAIKLVKEKTK, encoded by the coding sequence ATGGTTGCAAAAGTGGATAAGGATACATGCGTCGGCTGCGGGACGTGCGTGGACGCGTGCCCCGAGGCGGCAATAGAGCTGGTCGACGAGATAGCGAAAGTAGACGAGGACCGCTGCCAGGAATGCGGCGACTGTGTCGCGGCATGCCCGACGGAGGCCATTAAGCTGGTAAAAGAGAAGACAAAGTAA